The Halotia branconii CENA392 region AATTGGCACGCAAGTACTAGCCATGATTCAGTCGCTAACTTTAGCAGTGTTAGCGTTGAGTGGAGTCATTCAAATTTGGCACATCATAGCTTTAAGCTTATTTCAAGGATTTATTAACGCTGTAGATTCACCTGCACGGCAAGCATTTGTACCAGAATTAATTGAGCGCAGAGAAGATTTAGCTAATGCGATCGCTATTAATTCTACGATGATTAATGGGGCGCGATTAATTGGCCCAGCGATTGGGGGTTTACTTATCGCTAGTGTCGGAACTGCTTACTGTTTTTTAATTGATGGTTTGAGTTACATTGCCGTGATTACTTGTTTATTGGCAATGAAAATTCAACCTTGGAAATTTGCAGCCACTCAGGGTAATCCCTGGCAAAAAGTCAAAGAAGGATTTGTATATGCCTTTAGCTTTCCGCCAATTCGCGCCATCTTACTGCTATCATCTTTAGTGAGTTTGATGGGACTACAAAATACGATTCTTGTACCAGTTGTTGCAGAAGAAATTCTCAAAGGAGATGCAAAAACTCTGGGATTTTTAATGGCAGCATCAGGAGTTGGAGCTTTATCAGGTGGTATTTATCTAGCTACACGGCGAACAATCTTAGGAATTGGTAAGTTGATTAGTTTAGCACCAGCTATTTTAGGAATTGGTTTAATTGCTTTTGCTTTATCTCGATTTTTACCTTTTTCATTATTTACAATGCTGTTTGTAGGTTTAGGAACAATTCTTCAAATTGCCGCTAGTAATACCTTTTTACAAACAATTGTTGAGGAAGATAAACGTGGAAGATTGA contains the following coding sequences:
- a CDS encoding MFS transporter; the protein is MNRQAIQKESLLPALRSRNYRLFFVGQGISLIGTWMTQLATIWLVYNLTNSPFMLGVVGFTSQIPNFFLAPFGGVFVDRFSRYRTLIGTQVLAMIQSLTLAVLALSGVIQIWHIIALSLFQGFINAVDSPARQAFVPELIERREDLANAIAINSTMINGARLIGPAIGGLLIASVGTAYCFLIDGLSYIAVITCLLAMKIQPWKFAATQGNPWQKVKEGFVYAFSFPPIRAILLLSSLVSLMGLQNTILVPVVAEEILKGDAKTLGFLMAASGVGALSGGIYLATRRTILGIGKLISLAPAILGIGLIAFALSRFLPFSLFTMLFVGLGTILQIAASNTFLQTIVEEDKRGRLMSLYTMAFLGMMPVGNLLGGILASHIGAANTLIIDGVACLIGSIIFSRQLPNLKQMVLPIYEQKGILITRKT